GGTTCTCTAAGTGACTCTTGTCTCATAGAAACCATCATAAGTACAGAAGGtattaaacaaatacataatacagtgatgtcacttcaGTCTGAACTGGTCTTAATAATATTCAGAGTCCTCTTAGTCTGAGACCGAGACGAGACTGAGTAAAAAGGTAATAAAGTCATTTTGTCAACAACACTTCAGCTGATTTCTCATCCGACGTGTCATTTGTTGTTTCAAGTTAAAATCTTTCACTACATTCAGAGCAACTAAACAGTTTCTCCCGTGTGACAAGTCATGTGTCGTGTCAGATTTCTCTTTAGTCTGAATCTTGaaccacattcagagcagctaaaCAGTTTCTCCCCTGAGTATACGACCATGTGTCAGGTCAGATTTCGCTTTACTATGAATCTTTTATCACATTCAGAGCAGTTAAACGGTCTCTCTTCTgagcaggcacgtgcacacaagGCCCaaagggtgcttgagcccctgccctttttgcctcctCCAATTATTGAACgggcttaaatatgagtcatatttcagaagagtgtccatttatccttgttaagctaacagcttgttaatgagagttaataatctaatctgacagctgtctgtgtcggctgtttatctggcCACAATTCTTAAACTCCgttcagatattgagtttactgcaACTTTCCTGTTGTAAACATGCTGTTCCTGCTGaaagtcacagtagtcatttcttggttttgtcacatgtttagatgtgtagcctgtatttctagtttgcacttgccttccaataaatagcctaataataaaccagtgtttgatTGCTTTTCAAGAATTGCAgatgaattgcatgtcttctaaacctcagtattatgatgaagtgaataaactcatgttgacaataatttgttgacacaaaagaaatggcagttgcAGATCATTCagagctacacaggatacacagctaagaagTTAGCTTCTATAAGTACCGTGTTTAGTATAAGTACTAATTTTAAGTTAATCTACATGTTTTGTCATTAAGACCTGAGAAAATCATACTGcccttttccttttctgactttgagccatGTGGAGCATCAGACTTCTCtttgttataaatgttttaccacattcagagcagctaaaCAGTTTTTCCCGTGTGGCAATTCATGTGTTGTGTCAGATGTGACTTTCgtttgaatcttttaccacattcagagcagctaaaCGGTCTCTCCCTTGAGTGTTTGGCCATGTGGGACGTAAGATGTCCCTTTTGTataaatcttttaccacattcagagcagctaaaTGGTCTCTCCCCTGAGTGTATGGCCATGTGGGACGTCAGATTTACCTTTTGTataaatcttttaccacattcagagcagctaaaTGGTCTTTCCCCTGAGTGTATGGCCATGTGGGACGTCAGATATCCCTTTAgtttgaatcttttaccacattcagagcagccaAACGGTTTCTCCCCTGAGTGTAGGGCCATGTGTAATGTGAGACTTCCCTTTCGTGTAAAGCTTTTACCACATTTAGAGCAGCTAAACGGTCTCTCCACTGAGACTTCATTATTTATCTGAGAGTTTAAATCCGACTGAGGCTTTCGGGTCTCCTCCCAGTCaacatcactgacttcagtctcaggttcagAAGAGACTTCAGTCTCGTCTTCAGTCTCAGGATGTAAATGTTGATCTGAATCTggtcctccacagtcctctccaccagcttctgtctccatctgttcagattgtctttgatgaagctgtgaggacagaggtttctcttcatcatcatcatcatcatcactcttTACAGGGACAGGAGTGAAGGTGACCTTGGTGAGGTCAGCCTCCTCCTGATTGGTCCAgagctcctcctgttcctctttaatgtgtgggggttctggttcctcctggtccagactggagctgcactcctgctgctcagggGGAACCTCATCTTTGATCACCGACCACCGGACGTCTGCATGACAAAGGAGACAATCAGACAGATATTGtgggaaaaacaacaggagCCAGGCTGGATCACTTTGGGATCATTATAGATCCACAGATTCTTCTGTTTTGTAGCTGGTGACTGTTTCCAGCTGGACATTTATCATTAAGCCCATAGTTTGTCTGAATGACGACAGGAAACTCTTGGCTGTAGTTTGATCAATGTGCTCTTTGCAGCGTTGGTGCTGGATTAAATAAAGAAGCAGCCTTGTCACTGATATGTTACCAGTTCCTTTGCTGATGTGTCATTTATGTATGAAAAGTCTGACAGTAGTTTTATTCAGTCACCCCTCACTCTCTTAAGATTTTCACACCAGTGCAACAAACCCCCACTACCATCCCTCACACACCTCGTCTACATACTCACTTGAATCTTGTGTCTGTCTATTTATCTTGTTGTAtacattttactgttgttgtaaatattgttatattttatctaTTTTCCCACTTctccattttgtatttatttgtcaaactAAAGCTGCTATCGGTTTCATTGCATTTTCtgaaacaatcacaaaaaaaaaaatctgttctaAAGTGTCGTTACCTGTTGAAAAGACTgcaaacacagtttaaaaatgCAGCATAAAATCACTCACATAGCATCAATAATCTGACGTCAGGTCAGTCTGGGGACTCTtcacactgtcatacagccttaAATGAAACATGCAATATTCCCCATTTGCCCCTCATAATCTtcattcacattatttattaaaagtcagtttttctcCAACAGCTTCcttgtcatgtgacccactgactccaaatcaAATGCTGCAatgttttcctcctctggttgaatgagacacacatCTGTTTATTGGATTTTAGTGCTCctcacattttatataaaacattctTTAAATGAAAATCAATATAGTCTACCATTACTACCATTACGCACGATCTTGTCAAGGGGGAGAGTGTGGCAGAAGGTGCACCATTGCATTTCCCCCTCAGAGGTAAGGGGAGGGGGTAGAGAAAATTAAGAACACCTGGGAGCTGGGGGAAGGGTAATGCCAGTAAGACCAAGAGAGCATGGAGGGGATCAGGAGGAAGCGAGGCGGAACAGAagaaaacaccacacagagtctTTTAAGGAGTGCACAAGCTGAAAAGGACCAAAGCAACCccggagtgtgtgtgagggcatGTCTTGTGGCGCGGCACCTGGAAACAAAAACTGGTCTGGGCTGAAAACGATTGCAGATAAGTGATCTCTGCCTGTCGCTCTCCAGGCTTCTTCCCCCCTCCAAaatcagtagccccattcacacaggaaAAGACGCATAAAAGCCGCCGGtgcggttcgccaattctccaaCGATGATGATTCACACAAAGCGAAGCAGCTCCGCCATAAGGACGAACCGctgtgaattcacacagaaagccggcgctgtggctcctaaagaggcatgaTGGTAAACATCATGATGGTGACATTCAAGGTGTTCCCCTGTGTCCTCCCTGTcaatctgactccctcactcgcgggacggaggctgttttatggggtaaagttccctgaagtctcggtctggagggctgaccatcgcagtgatttattttcatcacacacacttagtgagttaaagttttttgccggtgacagacgctctTTTATCggacagaaatgtgatgaagagttggcAGGACTGGAGTGACGGCGAGATTGAAAAGTGGctaaaggtatgtcgattgctgctcaacggtatataccgatccctagactgacatacagattctcggagtggtatataccgatccccagactgacatacagattctcggagtggtatataccgatccccagactgacatacagattctcagagtggtatataccgatccccagactgacatacagattctcggagtggtatataccgatccccagactgacatacagattctcggagtggtatataccgatccccagactgacatacagattctcggagtggtatgctgctattatgccgctgttattccaccgacacatgacggtatgtgttgcttgagattgttacggcactgacagactgttggaggGGTACcactccctgatgaatatgcaaatataatgccactgggctggtttgacgacaagtactGCCGTAAAcgtatactttttttttttgtctttattgacaatacTAACTTAACACTTTACCGCAGGTAATGTTATGTCGTTGGGATTGTATgcatatagacagtaattacacgtggGACTCTTGCGATATGACAGTCAAGTAATATGTCTACATGTCCACCTATAAACTACCTCAAGCTAATGAAAGCGCtaaccttagctaacatggctaatattagcccagCCACCATAATAATGAAAACCCGTCACtcagtattgttttgttggcagGCTCAAAAGTTCTGCTATCGAGTACTCAGACTGGCTAAGGTGActgggctaatattagccatgttagcaAAGGTTAGCACTTTCATTAGCTTACTTGACTATCATATCGTAAGAGTCccacgtgtaattactgtctatatgcgtacaatcccaacaacataacatcacTTGCGGTAAAGTGTTAgtattgtcaataaagacaacaaaaaaaagtatacaTTTACGGCTGTACTTGTCGTCataccagcccagtggcattacatttgcatattcatcagggagcgttacccatccaacagtctctcagtgccataacaatctcaagcggcacataccgtcatgtgtcggtggaataacagcggcataatagcagcataccactcctaGAATCTGTATGCCATTCTAGGCATCGGTATATGCCGTTtagcagcaatcgacatacctttagCCACTTTACGATCTCGGCGCTACTGCAGGACGGGCGGGAGGacgacgcttctccacgtatatctgcggtatttttttcctcatataagttgtcAAAGACAGTTAGagtactacgttacttttgtttggtcatgtatggttgctttgtgggacatttcgtATTACGTTGAGTGAAGAACCCGTGTAGTTAACTGACCGTCCGATCGACACGCCCCCAGTAGACGAAGCCGActtatctgttcacactggttcggttctccaataatacggccctgGTACTACCTCACTACCTCAcggccggagcgaaatttcacacCTCGCCGCCTCCCAGTAATTCACACTGAGATGGAGGCGGGGAATTAGCGTATTAAAGCCgcacccaaaagccagtgtgaatggggccaTTGTCTTCACCTTTCCAGAAACAGCTAAGCTACCAAACCCCTCACCCTGTTCCCTGCCTCCATCTGCCCCATCAACTCCATACCCCCATATACACTTACATACatatcacacacactctcacatacTTCTGGATGACCAGAATGAACTGAACTTAATTGAGCTCCATCTGCAACCATTCAATCGCGATTTTCTATGGTAAATGCgatttttgtacttttatatGGACTGTGGGCTTTGGGACTTATATTTAACTCTCATTTGATATTGCCATTtaaaatatgttgatttattgctTGCTTCTTATTTCCTGAAGTGATTTAAGTGTTTTGATTCTTGGTTTGTTTGAGCCTGATCATTAATTGATGAACACTTCATTTTCAGACACTATggttgttggaaaaattatgcttatattatcagtttcttgcattgcattgatataacctgcttgtcttcctttatatgtttgtggaagtgtaccaagctcctggaaaagtactgcgaagaaacacactcaccctctggcaggaccacaaggcctcgaatggcatcttgtgtgaataactaatggtggacatcataagaatgtttgtgtgaaggatagatgctgaaggccataggtccgaaagtgtgtacgtgtacttctccatcgtgcataacaactgtatgactcatatgtactgtcaaagagccaatcatatacgcttacgccctattgtaggtgaataaaagatgcttggggagagcagctcattggaactcggaatcccagactttgtgtgctgacttctgctcttcccctttgcctagaaagacaatctccgtgtccgtgtctcatttcttaacagatttaaacccaacatttctTGGTGCTGTGACCCGGATCCCAACATACCCAGCTCTGCCAGAAGGAGGACGACACACCGAAGCCCGTCGACGGGCAGGACCACAACAGGTGGCCTGAAGGAGACGTCCCCTCCAACTGAACAGGGTTGGATTGACGGGATCCGGACTTTGAAACTAAGGAGACAGGACCGGAGAACTGAGGAAAAATCATATCACCTTTTCTTGTGAGTAAAAACACTCTACACTTAGTAACAGGATATTGCAAGTTCCTaggtaaagtaaaatagaaacaaaatttaaatcagtttaaatagtatttctctttgaagcaGCTGCATAGACTGAAACCTTATCGGTGTTAACGAACGTCTATGGTCTGTTGAAGTAGAAGagaatgcataaaaaacacaacgcagaccagggaaaagcattaaaataacgATCGCTGAAACAAAAATTTGCATACAATGGGTGGGAAGAATTCTCGTGAAACTGTAGAAGAAGACAGTACAggtgataaaaaatatatgaaacaatggaatcctcaaagtgtcaagtatctgaaaaaatggaaaaagaagtatGGATTTAAGGGTGCCTAAAAGTAAGAGAAATAGAGGATTTAATATCCCGCTTGGAGACCAGTCTCATCACCAAGCGAGGGAAAAAGCATGAAGAAAGAGCTGACGAGCTCCGCATAGCGCAAGGATGGTTAACACAGTCTAAAGCCAGACAGGATAACCTTAAGAagcaaaaagaagtgaaaaaggaaGCTAAGAAAAACCAAATTCTTTTTATGCGCAAAGAAGACaatgagacaaactgcaggcaaGCGCCTGAACCTTCCCCTCCCCCATACGCGCCAATAGCTAATGCGCCTGTCGAACAAAACATTCCAGAGCCAGTTCCAGAGCCAGTTCCAGAGCCAGTTCCAGAGCCAGTTCCAGAGCCGAAACCGGCACCTGCAGCTAAGCCCTCCCATTTGTCCAACCGTCCGCCTCTGTACCCAAAGGTGCCATCTCCTAAAACTGTAGAAATTAGCAATAGGGGGGGCCCTAGTCACACTTTGCGACCAACAGACCTCCTCCACTTACCCAACAGATACACCCCCACGAACAGCCCGGCTGGAAGCCCCAGCCTGACTGTCAGAAATCAAAAAAGTAAACCACCAGAGAAAAAATCTTCAAATATGATAGCTGAAGAAGTGTTTCCCCAGATCCAAGTTGCCAATCCTCAGGCGGGGGGTGAGGATCAGCCTCCAATCCTATACGTTTTTCGTCCTTGGACCCTCGCGGAGGACGCGAATGCTGTAGCCGGCATTCCTCCACCGGAGGATGATCCAGAGGAATGGATAAAATGTATGAGAGAGCTGATAGACTCCTACCGCTTGAAaggacaggaagcaggggaagCTATGCAATCAtcattgaaaattaaatggggGAGAGTAAAGGGTAATTACACAGGGAGAAATGGTGCAGGGACAGTGTTTGCATATCCAGCCGATGGACTGCTGGCGGGAGACTATAAAGAGGCTCTCGATGCAATAGCAACTAGAGTGAAGACTACCTTTGCGCGCACCGCGAACTACTCTCGCATAGCTgccataaaacagaaaccagacgAGGATCCTGAGGATTTTAGGGCCCGAATGGAACCCGTGTTTCGTGCTAATAGTGGTATAgcatttaatgaaaataaaactgatgcataccaacaacaactcaaacatGCCATTATGCATGGTTTACACCCAGATGTTGCAGGCTGGGTCCgcaaacatttcattgaatttgaCACCGCGGACGTTCCTACCACTATGCAGTGGGTCAGCCATGCAGccaaacacttacaaataaatctaaaaaatcaTTGTGCCTACCACCCTCAAAGTGCAGGTCTGGTAGAAAGAACAAATGGGACTGTCAAATCTCGGTTAAAGAAATGcatggaagaaacaaagagaccatgGCCTGACTGCTTAGATCTAGTGAAATTGTACATGAGAATCACTCCGAACGATAAAGGGTTAACCCCATTTGAGATAGTTCATGGTAGGGCATTTAGACTCCCTGCTTTCTCAAAAGAACTTGAGGTATCTGAAGAAGAGACAACATTGGCagagcacatgagaaaactgttggaccaaaaagatgtttccaaaacaaatttactgccctctgattctcttccccctccacagGACAGCCAGAAAGTGAGGCCAGGGGACTACATATTCCtcaaaatcatcaaaagaaaaatgttggtaTGGCCCACGGTGGGAGGGTCCGTACCAGGTCCTGctaacaacaccaacagcagtaAAGATTGCAGAACGGACAACTTGGATCCACCTCAGCCactgcaaactgcagcctacCTCTGTCTCAACTGGATAGTGGGGAAGTCTGGGCTACAAAGGGGGCTCTGCTATATAGCGGCAGGGCCGTCTCAAAccccagtgaagaaaacaactgatcccTGTCCTATTAGGATGACAGAGCAAGGTGATGCAACACTTCAACCAgtggaggaacaggaggaggaagaaatcCCTCTAGACGAGTGGTTCATCCACACCAATCTGCAACAACGACAACCACCACCGCCGCCCTCTAGATGGAGCTGCCCTCAATGGTGCATGGACCTCTGGGTGTTCCTTGTGGTACTGCAGTTATTGGACAAACCTGCTGTACCTACATCCCTGACGGCATGACGGATGGAGGAGTTATCTACCAAGTTCTGAAAAACCTGACCGATCTCCAACGCTATGTGCTGGAGCAAACCCCCGGTGCTGACCCACTCCCGGACTGGATGACTGGATTCTTTAACGGCACCTGGTGGCAGGTTCTCCTAAAGGCATTGGTACCCGTGTTCGTAGTcatgctgttgttcctctgttttatctcttgtGTGATACCCTGTACACGATCgatgtttgagaaaatggttcaacaaagttttgtgcaaatgcaattaTTATCCCAAAGGTATGAGTTTGTTAACAAGAGATAATAACCTGACGAATTAAAAGTACGAGCAATAAAattgataaacaggagggaaatgttggaaaaattatgcttatattatcagtttcttgcattgcattgatataacctgcatgtcttcctttatatgtttgtggaagtgtaccaagctcctggaaaagtactgcgaagaaacacactcaccctccggcaggaccacaaggcctcgaatggcatcttgtgtgaataagtgatggtggacatcataagaatgtttgtgtgaaggatagatgctgaaggccataggtccgaaagtgtgtacgtgtacttctccatcatgcataacaactgtatgactcatatgtactgtcaaagagccaatcatatacgcttacgccctattgtaggtgaataaaagatgcttggggagagcagctcattggaactcggaagcccagacatgtgtgctgacttctgctcttcccctttgcctagaaagacaatctccgtgtccgtgtctcatttcttaacagatttaaacccaacgatcagtgttttttttggtgtATCTATCTTTTGTAGCTAGGGCTGTAGGCTAGCGGGATTCTGATTTTGTTAATGATACAGATACTTTcagatttatatatttgtttcttttcacattCAAAGAAAAGAATGGCAGTTAGAATTTTCCCCCAGTCTGGCGCCCAACTTAAGACTTAAGAGTATCTGTTTTCAGCCCCTACGCTACAATGTGACCCAATGGACTTCCTGTTGCACAGTGTGGTACTGAAGGCCAGAGTGTTACGTCACCCGCAACACTGTTAATGGCACTTAACTTGTGAGGTCatgatttacttttaaaagCCACGTTGCGCAACATCATGTTGTTTCTGCGGTTATGGTCgaaagtaaacaataaaatgactaACTCGAAACATTTTCACGCGGGAGCTCCATCTTTAAAACATTCTGTAGGCAAACTGTAAAACTGAACCGAGTGTGAAGCAGAAGTAAACAAAACCGACCTGTTCTGTGTAACTGGACCTGAGGCTCGGTAACAGCGTCCAGTAGTTTCCGTTgtcgacacagttcctcctcgtactctgctatcgttctttcaaacagctcaaatatctcttcagcagccgcagtcagTCGCTGCTCCATAAAAGCTCTCAGCgtttggactttagacattttcactgacTCACACGAACTTTGTctgctctccatcacacactcgCTCCGtttacagctagcatgctaagctaacgtgtgtAGAAATTGTGTGAACATCGACGGGACTCGTTGCCAATGTAAACCACACGCTccacagcttcttcttctggttTTACGGCGGTTGGCATCCAGCTTAATGGTGCATTGCCGCCACCTTTTGCTCCGGAGTGTGGATCAAACAATAGACTTAGGCGTACAATCTAATTCCCTTCAAAGccaaaactgaacaaaacaaaacaagaacaaacaaaaccccTCACGCTCCACACCGTATTGTTAGCGACAGTAAGTATAATCACTTCCGGGTGTTACTTCCGCTCACCCGTCAAAATAAAACCTACATTTCTACTCACATGTCAAGCAGAACTAGCCTGTGACGCACACCGGGACTTCCGTGAGATCGAtagctgtgttttactgtgtctctctccttctccgtcTATCTTAGCTGTTTATTCTTCTTCGATTTCTTAGTCTTCATAATCATACCAGTTTTGTACCATAGCTAACGCTAGACTTTGTTTACCTGTACGTATTTTGTTGAATCGAGCTTCTTTTACTGGGTAGTTTGTTGCTGCCCGGTTAGCTTCCTCAAACTAGCTTAGCTCATTGCTTCTCTGCCTTTCACTGCAGTCAACACAGCCTCGATAAACAAGTGTTACGGTGGCCTGTGATGACTGTTCTGCAGGTATTGATAGGGTGTCTCTATTAGAGAGACGTGTCCGTGAGCTAGAGCAGCTTCTTTTAGCTAGAAACACGGGCACTGCAGATAGTGTTAGCCCCGGGCCTGATAGCAGGCCTGCTAGCCTTAGCACCAGCTCAGTCTCGTCGGCAGCTGCTgtggcagtggcggttctagaccagttttaataggggggccaggttggggccggcttttttgttaggaggcacatacaacccggaaaaaaggataaatccctcattcagacaaagcagtgtttgcAATTTCAGCAATTTCGATTGGGTAgcaaactgctgagacactttatttctgcctttccccttcagaacaaaatcattgcaagaaatctgtcattgtattattaatgcagactcactgtcagggggggccacaggggggtccagactcagagttacgggggcactggcccctgttggcccccccctagaaccgcccctgtgcTGTGGAGTTTGTTCCTGCCCGGTCGCGGCGTGGGAGAGGGCGCAGGAGCATGTCACCGGTTGCGTGACTGACTGCTAACCAGTTTTCTGCCCTTGCTAGCCCAGATGTTAGCACGGCTGGCTCGTGTGCCTCCCCAGCCCCGGCCGACGGGGCTAAACTCCACACGCTAGTGATAGGGGACTCCCCCCCGACAGATGGTGCACCGCTACACTAAAAAATTCTGGGTAGAACCCTGataatcattgcaagaaatctgtcattgtatcattaatgcagactcactgtcaggggggccacaggggggtccagactcagagttacgggggcaccggcccctgttggccccccccacagaaccgcccctgctggTCCCTTACCCCAGCAGGGTAATGATGAGACATACAGTAGGCTTACAGCTATGAACCGCTGGCTGGCGCGTCACTGTAGGGAGCAGGGATACAGGTTGGTGGATAACTGGCCCTCTTTCTGGGGTCGCCCCCACCTGCTGAGAGCAGACGGCCTTCATCCTACTGGAGTCGGCGCTGCTGTTTTGTCTAGCAATATAGACAGGTGTCTGAAGCAGGTTTGACACAAGGGATGTAACACTCAGCAGGTCGCAGGTCTCTAGAGAGCCTGCTAGTGTTATTGTTAGTGCTGGTATGGAGTCCACTAGCCTAGTTAACATGGCTGGTCAGGGACATAGCACAGAGTACCAGACTGATAGCTTAGTTCATAACATtcagactgtcaccttccctcGCCACTTTTCCATTGAATCATcctctaaatgtgtaaatcataataatctaatcttgatctccacctctgacagtggggaaatgtctcagcaagcaccttacacagtcttacataataaaatacCAAAGCTAATCACTACCGCATCCCGTCATCCCTTCCTGCACAGGCAGCCAAAACCTACTACTACTAAAAGGTACCTTGTTCCAATTCCTAAATGATCTACCATAAGCTCCACCAAACGGCTGGTCACTGGAAACTGCTCCAATGAGCTTAAAACCCTCAAATTTGGTTTTTATCAATATTAGATCACTGTCAACCAAAGCCTTACTGATTAATAATTTGATCACTGAGCATAAGCTGGACATGATTGGTttatgtgaaacatggctgaaacctaatacctttctgccattaaatgaagcctctcctcTTGACTATAACTACGCCCATGTTGCTCGGGCCTCTAAACAGGGGGGAGGTGTAGCTCTAATCTACAAATCTATTCTCAGCCTAAGCTCCAACCAagatattaaatttacttcatttgaggctctggttttaaaaccatcctcatcagatagtaacagccttgtccagggaacaggcttcacctggttgtactgtacagacctcTTACTCCCAGTTCCTAgaagaatttggtgaatttattgcagatcGTGTGACTCGTTCAGATAAAATCCTAATCATTGGGGATTTCAATATTCACTTAAAAAAGCCCTCTGACCTCTAGGGAAAGCTTTTttgagacttcttgatatttccagctttattcagcttgtccatgaacccactcactccagtggaaacactctggatttgataatttcccatggacttgatgtgtcagccctgaacgtcgcttctgtctcctctgctgtgtcggaccactttctcattacatttgaagcatcATTAGCCTGTCCCTATGTCAGTGACActaatgtttttacttctcgtCGTATCACCCCGGCAATCACAGCAACActcagtgataaagtgcccgGGGTCCTGGCTCCCTTTGCGACTgtgacaaaacctgtggaaagcctcatgaatgaagtgaact
This genomic window from Sparus aurata unplaced genomic scaffold, fSpaAur1.1, whole genome shotgun sequence contains:
- the LOC115578274 gene encoding zinc finger protein 429-like isoform X5 gives rise to the protein MESRQSSCESVKMSKVQTLRAFMEQRLTAAAEEIFELFERTIAEYEEELCRQRKLLDAVTEPQVQLHRTDVRWSVIKDEVPPEQQECSSSLDQEEPEPPHIKEEQEELWTNQEEADLTKLHQRQSEQMETEAGGEDCGGPDSDQHLHPETEDETEVSSEPETEVSDVDWEETRKPQSDLNSQINNEVSVERPFSCSKCGKSFTRKGSLTLHMALHSGEKPFGCSECGKRFKLKGYLTSHMAIHSGERPFSCSECGKRFIQKVNLTSHMAIHSGERPFSCSECGKRFIQKGHLTSHMAKHSRERPFSCSECGKRFKRKSHLTQHMNCHTGKTV
- the LOC115578274 gene encoding zinc finger protein 160-like isoform X4, with the translated sequence MESRQSSCESVKMSKVQTLRAFMEQRLTAAAEEIFELFERTIAEYEEELCRQRKLLDAVTEPQVQLHRTDVRWSVIKDEVPPEQQECSSSLDQEEPEPPHIKEEQEELWTNQEEADLTKVTFTPVPVKSDDDDDDEEKPLSSQLHQRQSEQMETEAGGEDCGGPDSDQHLHPETEDETEVSSEPETEVSDVDWEETRKPQSDLNSQINNEVSVERPFSCSKCGKSFTRKGSLTLHMALHSGEKPFGCSECGKRFKLKGYLTSHMAIHSGERPFSCSECGKRFIQKVNLTSHMAIHSGERPFSCSECGKRFIQKGHLTSHMAKHSRERPFSCSECGKRFKRKSHLTQHMNCHTGKTV